Proteins found in one Candidatus Eisenbacteria bacterium genomic segment:
- the atpG gene encoding ATP synthase F1 subunit gamma, producing the protein MATLRDIRRRIRSIGNTAQITKTMEMVSAAKLRRAQVAVESARPYATQLREVLGNLALASGDVLHPVFSKREVRRRAIVLVTSDRGLCGAFNANLIRTLEQRLRERREPTTLILIGRKGFAYFRRREANILASKTDLAGKADWTYAEEIARELAARFEAGAFDEVDLIYTHFKSALTRHIVVEPLLPLGRELSEKAAVPRDYLFEPGPEEILAKIVPYFLAMRLFMVMAESAASEHGARMIAMGSATKNAHELIQTLTLHMNRTRQATITREIVEIVGGAEALK; encoded by the coding sequence ATGGCGACCCTTCGCGACATCCGGCGGCGGATCCGCTCGATCGGGAACACCGCTCAGATCACGAAGACCATGGAGATGGTCTCCGCGGCCAAGCTCCGGCGCGCCCAGGTGGCCGTGGAATCGGCCCGCCCGTACGCGACCCAGCTCCGCGAGGTGCTCGGGAACCTGGCGCTCGCGTCGGGGGACGTGCTCCATCCGGTCTTCTCGAAGCGCGAGGTGCGCCGGCGCGCCATCGTGCTGGTCACATCGGATCGAGGGCTCTGTGGCGCGTTCAACGCCAACCTGATCCGCACGCTCGAGCAGCGGCTTCGCGAGCGGCGGGAGCCGACGACGCTGATCCTGATCGGGCGGAAGGGATTCGCGTACTTCCGGCGGCGCGAGGCGAACATTCTCGCGTCCAAGACCGATCTCGCGGGGAAGGCCGACTGGACGTACGCCGAGGAGATCGCGCGCGAGCTCGCCGCACGCTTCGAGGCTGGAGCGTTCGACGAGGTCGATCTGATCTATACCCATTTCAAGAGCGCGCTCACCCGTCACATCGTGGTCGAGCCGCTGTTGCCGCTCGGACGCGAGCTGTCGGAGAAGGCGGCCGTGCCGCGCGACTATCTGTTCGAGCCGGGTCCCGAGGAGATCCTGGCGAAGATCGTGCCCTACTTCCTCGCGATGCGGCTCTTCATGGTCATGGCCGAGTCGGCCGCGTCGGAGCACGGGGCCCGCATGATCGCGATGGGCTCCGCGACCAAGAACGCCCACGAGCTGATCCAGACGCTCACGCTGCACATGAACCGCACCCGTCAGGCCACGATCACGCGCGAGATCGTCGAGATCGTGGGCGGTGCCGAAGCGCTCAAGTAG